One genomic region from Haloprofundus salinisoli encodes:
- a CDS encoding class I SAM-dependent methyltransferase, with amino-acid sequence MLVRHVKRARQKTFDAIPEWVRPAVRKAFYVLHPNASWETFKEKELTRQAFIEQFFDSEAELEAYEAEFMNGVIAENLRRAYQELGNETFYDIHKADCVRYYAYIRKYKPQTVVETGVFHGVSTLAILAALDRNDSGTLYSIDYSSLLDPTDEADVARYERRRPSCSQRDSHLIPADKEPGWVVPEKLHDRWEFVTGRSQRELPKLLSKLESVDMFVHDSEHSKTGMLFEFDLAWEHLAPGGMLFSHHAGWNDAFDTFVTERAPNAEYGKTAVHYIHFDKHSQPGWGKYARKPLTASTAGASPLEPQLVSDD; translated from the coding sequence ATGCTGGTTCGGCATGTCAAGCGCGCACGACAGAAGACGTTCGACGCTATTCCTGAGTGGGTGAGACCCGCGGTGCGGAAAGCGTTCTACGTTCTCCATCCCAATGCGTCGTGGGAGACGTTCAAAGAGAAAGAGCTCACCCGCCAAGCGTTCATCGAGCAGTTCTTCGACAGCGAAGCGGAACTCGAGGCGTACGAAGCGGAGTTCATGAACGGCGTCATCGCCGAGAATCTCAGACGCGCGTACCAAGAACTCGGCAACGAGACCTTCTACGACATCCACAAGGCCGACTGCGTGCGGTACTACGCGTACATCCGGAAGTACAAGCCGCAGACAGTCGTCGAGACGGGCGTCTTCCACGGCGTGTCGACGCTGGCGATTCTCGCCGCGCTCGACAGAAACGACTCCGGGACGCTCTACTCCATCGACTACTCGTCGCTTCTGGATCCGACCGACGAAGCCGACGTAGCACGGTACGAGCGTCGTCGTCCGTCCTGTTCACAGCGCGACAGCCACCTCATTCCCGCCGACAAGGAACCGGGCTGGGTCGTCCCCGAGAAGCTCCACGACCGGTGGGAGTTCGTCACCGGCCGCAGCCAGCGCGAACTCCCGAAACTGCTGTCGAAACTGGAGTCGGTCGATATGTTCGTCCACGATTCGGAGCACTCGAAGACGGGGATGCTGTTCGAGTTCGACCTCGCGTGGGAACACCTTGCCCCCGGCGGGATGCTCTTTTCGCACCACGCCGGCTGGAACGACGCGTTCGACACGTTCGTCACCGAGCGTGCCCCTAACGCCGAGTACGGCAAGACCGCCGTCCACTACATCCACTTCGACAAACACAGCCAACCGGGATGGGGTAAGTACGCCCGAAAGCCGCTCACCGCATCGACGGCCGGGGCGTCTCCGCTCGAACCCCAACTGGTATCGGACGACTAA